A genomic region of Arachis hypogaea cultivar Tifrunner chromosome 5, arahy.Tifrunner.gnm2.J5K5, whole genome shotgun sequence contains the following coding sequences:
- the LOC112800335 gene encoding protein EARLY-RESPONSIVE TO DEHYDRATION 7, chloroplastic-like yields MDSLSQKPKPRNSLYPEVIDSNPEANSSFQKPNYQQQSSLYPSLDVDDLSDLVQTLFPRNDTGSSDGSVHSPSAPPAATEEVLIRIPGAILNLIDTHYSVELASGDFSIIRLRQGDSAVAVYARVADEIQWPLAKDETAVKVDDSHYFFSFRPPKGSESDSDSDEEDQRSRGKDKSGSDLLSYGLTIASKGQEGLLRELDAVLQSCSNFSVQKVSESSKKKGEVLDGSLAKETSPKDLDSAKKKEMLEERSAAYWTTLAPNVEDYSGTAARMIAAGSGHVIKGILWCGDVTVERLKWGNEVMKKRMSPRSQAQVSPETMKRIRRVKRVSKMTEKVANGFLSGVLKVSGFFASSLANSKAGKKFFSMLPGEVVLASLDGFNKVCDAVEVAGRNVMSTSSDVTTELVNHRYGDQAAEATKEGLGAAGHALSAAWAAVKIRKALNPKSALKPTSLAKTGLKAAAEEFKAKSSK; encoded by the exons ATGGATTCCCTCTCCCAAAAACCTAAACCCAGAAACTCTCTCTACCCAGAAGTAATCGATTCCAACCCCGAAGCCAATTCGTCCTTCCAAAAACCTAATTATCAACAGCAGAGTTCTCTCTACCCTTCCCTTGACGTTGATGACCTCAGCGACCTTGTCCAAACCCTATTTCCCCGAAATGACACCGGAAGCAGCGATGGCAGTGTTCATTCGCCGTCTGCTCCACCGGCCGCTACCGAGGAGGTCCTCATCAGGATCCCCGGCGCCATCCTCAACCTCATCGACACCCACTACAGCGTCGAGCTCGCTTCCGGCGACTTCTCCATCATCCGCCTCCGGCAGGGTGACAGCGCCGTCGCCGTTTACGCCCGCGTTGCCGACGAGATCCAATGGCCCCTCGCCAAGGACGAAACCGCCGTCAAGGTTGACGACTCTCACTACTTTTTCTCCTTCCGACCCCCCAAGGGATCCGAATCCGATTCCGATTCCGACGAAGAAGATCAGCGTAGCCGCGGGAAAGATAAGAGCGGTTCCGATCTGCTGAGCTATGGGTTGACGATTGCGTCGAAGGGGCAAGAGGGATTGTTGAGGGAGCTGGACGCGGTTTTGCAGAGCTGTAGCAATTTCTCGGTGCAGAAGGTTTCTGAGAGTTCGAAGAAAAAAGGGGAGGTTCTAGATGGTTCATTGGCGAAGGAGACTTCGCCAAAGGATTTAGATTCGGCCAAGAAGAAGGAGATGTTGGAGGAGCGAAGCGCTGCGTATTGGACCACGCTGGCCCCAAATGTGGAGGATTATAGTGGAACCGCGGCGAGGATGATTGCGGCGGGTTCCGGGCACGTGATCAAGGGGATTCTTTGGTGTGGGGATGTGACTGTGGAGAGGTTGAAATGGGGGAACGAGGTTATGAAGAAGAGGATGAGCCCTCGCTCGCAGGCTCAAGTTAGCCCTGAAACCATGAAGCGGATTAGAAG GGTTAAGAGAGTGAGTAAAATGACAGAGAAGGTGGCAAATGGGTTCCTGTCCGGTGTCCTGAAAGTCTCTGGATTCTTCGCCAGTTCATTGGCAAACTCAAAAGCAGGAAAGAAGTTCTTCAGCATGCTCCCAGGGGAAGTTGTGCTTGCATCATTGGATGGATTCA ATAAAGTGTGTGATGCTGTCGAAGTAGCTGGAAGAAATGTAATGTCAACATCATCCGATGTAACAACTGAGCTTGTCAATCATAG ATATGGAGATCAGGCTGCTGAGGCGACAAAGGAAGGGCTTGGTGCTGCTGGTCATGCTTTGAGTGCTGCTTGGGCTGCTGTCAAGATTAGGAAAGCTCTTAACCCTAAGAGTGCTCTTAAACCTACCTCCCTCGCCAAAACTGGTCTTAAAGCTGCAGCTGAGGAATTTAAGGCCAAAAGTTCCAAGTAA